One part of the Paraglaciecola sp. L3A3 genome encodes these proteins:
- the ispC gene encoding 1-deoxy-D-xylulose-5-phosphate reductoisomerase, with protein MQHKSQTISILGATGSIGQSTIDVVLRHPELFSVFALTANRNIELLVSQAKICQPKYVVVADENSYLQAKQMFNAANLLCEVLCGAEGLQHVASANEVDVVMAAIVGAAGLLPTLAAVNSGKKVLLANKESLVMSGDLFVQAANQHKAILLPIDSEHNAIFQCLPENFCYGDLAASGISKVLLTGSGGPFLNTNLADFEKVTPDQACAHPNWDMGRKISVDSATMMNKGLEFIEARWLFGLDADDIQVVLHPQSIIHSMVQYVDGSVIAQMGNPDMRTPIAHALAYPQRIESGVAPLDFNQVANFSFTEPDPLRYPNLHLAIEASKEGQYATTVLNASNEVSVEAFLQGKIGFNQIAQVNNECLQQSQSHRLDTIEAVIDSDQAARRVTLNIIENLMSSKVHGVS; from the coding sequence ATGCAGCATAAATCACAAACAATTAGTATTTTGGGGGCGACTGGCTCAATTGGCCAAAGTACAATTGATGTTGTATTACGACATCCGGAGTTATTCAGTGTATTCGCACTTACAGCAAACCGAAATATCGAATTGCTAGTGTCTCAAGCTAAAATTTGCCAACCTAAATATGTGGTGGTTGCAGATGAAAATAGTTATTTGCAAGCCAAACAGATGTTCAATGCTGCTAATTTACTATGTGAAGTTTTATGCGGTGCCGAAGGTTTACAACACGTTGCCAGTGCCAATGAAGTTGACGTGGTTATGGCGGCGATTGTAGGCGCTGCTGGGTTATTACCTACTTTAGCTGCGGTGAATTCAGGTAAAAAAGTGCTGTTAGCTAACAAAGAGTCTTTGGTTATGTCCGGGGATTTATTTGTACAAGCTGCCAATCAGCATAAAGCTATATTATTGCCTATAGATAGCGAACATAATGCTATTTTCCAATGTCTACCAGAAAATTTTTGTTATGGTGACTTAGCAGCATCTGGGATCAGTAAAGTGTTATTAACTGGCTCTGGCGGCCCTTTTTTAAATACAAATTTAGCTGATTTCGAAAAAGTCACACCAGACCAAGCTTGTGCTCACCCTAATTGGGATATGGGTCGCAAGATTTCTGTTGATTCGGCCACTATGATGAATAAAGGCCTAGAATTTATTGAAGCAAGATGGCTATTTGGTTTAGATGCTGATGATATTCAAGTAGTATTACACCCGCAAAGTATTATCCATTCTATGGTGCAATATGTGGACGGTTCGGTAATTGCGCAAATGGGCAATCCTGACATGCGTACACCCATTGCTCATGCATTGGCTTACCCTCAGCGGATTGAGTCAGGTGTGGCTCCGTTAGATTTTAATCAAGTGGCTAACTTTAGTTTTACTGAACCAGATCCGTTGCGCTATCCGAATTTACATTTAGCCATTGAAGCCAGCAAAGAGGGGCAGTATGCGACTACAGTGTTAAATGCATCAAATGAAGTATCTGTAGAAGCTTTTTTGCAAGGAAAAATTGGTTTTAATCAGATAGCTCAGGTAAACAATGAATGTTTACAACAAAGTCAATCCCACAGACTTGATACCATTGAAGCTGTTATTGATAGTGATCAAGCTGCCCGTAGGGTGACTCTTAATATTATCGAAAACTTAATGTCATCCAAAGTACACGGGGTTAGCTAG
- the uppS gene encoding polyprenyl diphosphate synthase gives MKSLNNIHSQVPEHVAIIMDGNGRWAKEKGKIRTFGHKAGVKAVRAAVSYALKSKVKALTLFAFSSENWNRPVDEVGVLMELFKLVLGSEVKKLHKNNVKLRVIGDTSRFDSKLIKKVHDAEELTKNNTGLTLNIAANYGGRWDIVNAAKTLADKVKSGELTTAEITEELFTEQTCAADLPVVDLLIRTGGEQRISNFLLWQLAYAELYFSDIYWPDFNEQTFQDAVNDFNHRQRRFGKTGEQVS, from the coding sequence ATGAAGTCACTGAATAATATACACAGTCAAGTGCCTGAACATGTCGCTATTATTATGGACGGCAATGGCAGATGGGCAAAGGAAAAAGGCAAAATCCGTACATTTGGCCATAAAGCTGGTGTTAAAGCGGTTCGTGCGGCTGTGTCTTATGCCTTAAAAAGTAAGGTTAAAGCCTTAACTTTATTTGCTTTTAGTAGCGAAAACTGGAATCGTCCTGTGGATGAAGTCGGTGTATTAATGGAGCTGTTTAAATTGGTTTTAGGCAGCGAAGTTAAGAAACTACATAAAAATAATGTCAAGTTACGGGTGATTGGCGATACCAGTCGGTTCGATAGCAAATTAATAAAAAAAGTACATGATGCTGAAGAATTAACAAAAAATAATACGGGTTTAACTTTAAACATAGCCGCTAATTATGGTGGTCGCTGGGACATAGTAAATGCGGCGAAAACACTTGCAGATAAAGTCAAGTCTGGTGAATTAACAACAGCCGAAATAACTGAAGAACTGTTTACTGAGCAAACTTGTGCCGCTGATCTACCTGTTGTTGATTTGTTAATAAGAACCGGTGGTGAGCAACGTATCAGTAATTTTTTGTTGTGGCAGCTTGCGTATGCAGAGTTGTATTTTTCTGATATTTATTGGCCTGATTTTAATGAACAAACATTCCAAGATGCTGTGAATGATTTTAATCACCGTCAACGAAGATTTGGTAAAACAGGTGAGCAGGTAAGTTGA
- the rseP gene encoding sigma E protease regulator RseP → MFEVIWSVLSFIVALSILVAVHEWGHFWVARRCGVKVEKFSIGFGKAFWSRTDKHGTEFVLAAIPLGGYVKMLDERVDEVSDADLPFAFNRQHVLKRIAIIAAGPLVNFIFAIFALFLMYLIGLQTIKPVIGKVEEASIFSTSAIPANATLTEVGGRKVSDWEDVNLELMSHIGKEKLSVKWAANNHPVEHVANIDISAWNFDPDVDSALGSLGISPFRPNVSNTLGHVMPASAAQSIGLLVDDKILRLDGTSMENWEQIVSHVVAKPEQAIQIDVLRNGQIVRLNGVVGSTERDNKTIGYMGFTPKFEAWPEGMVFIHQYGIAKAFSKAVDKTWRLMTLSVEMLGKLFTGDVSVKNLSGPIAIAQGAGMSASSGLVYFLSFLALISVNLGIINLLPLPVLDGGHLLYYVIEFLSGRPVPDSVQEVGFKIGGFLLLLLMSIAIVNDIARL, encoded by the coding sequence ATGTTTGAAGTGATTTGGAGTGTATTGTCATTTATTGTTGCTTTAAGCATTTTAGTGGCTGTGCATGAGTGGGGACACTTTTGGGTTGCCCGCAGATGTGGAGTAAAAGTTGAAAAGTTTTCGATTGGATTTGGTAAAGCCTTTTGGAGTAGAACAGACAAACATGGAACTGAATTTGTATTAGCCGCTATTCCGTTGGGCGGCTATGTAAAAATGTTAGACGAACGGGTCGATGAAGTATCTGACGCTGATTTGCCTTTTGCCTTTAATCGTCAACATGTATTAAAACGTATTGCAATCATTGCCGCAGGCCCATTAGTGAACTTTATATTCGCTATTTTTGCTCTGTTTTTGATGTACTTAATTGGCTTACAAACCATTAAACCTGTTATCGGTAAAGTTGAAGAAGCGAGTATATTTAGTACCAGTGCAATCCCTGCAAATGCAACATTGACTGAAGTCGGTGGACGCAAAGTGTCAGATTGGGAAGATGTCAATTTAGAGTTGATGTCACATATAGGCAAAGAAAAATTATCAGTTAAATGGGCGGCTAATAATCATCCCGTTGAACATGTTGCCAATATAGATATTAGTGCTTGGAATTTTGATCCTGATGTCGATTCAGCCCTTGGTAGTCTTGGGATTTCTCCTTTTAGACCTAATGTGTCAAATACCTTGGGACATGTCATGCCAGCATCGGCTGCACAGAGTATTGGCTTATTGGTAGATGATAAAATTTTACGTCTAGATGGAACTAGTATGGAAAATTGGGAACAAATAGTCAGTCATGTTGTGGCAAAACCAGAACAAGCTATTCAAATTGACGTGTTAAGAAATGGTCAAATAGTTCGTTTGAATGGAGTAGTGGGTAGTACTGAACGTGATAATAAAACCATAGGTTATATGGGGTTTACGCCTAAATTTGAAGCTTGGCCTGAAGGAATGGTGTTTATTCATCAATACGGTATAGCAAAAGCGTTTAGTAAGGCTGTAGATAAAACTTGGCGACTGATGACATTAAGTGTCGAAATGCTTGGAAAGTTGTTTACTGGTGATGTTTCAGTGAAGAACCTAAGTGGTCCCATAGCGATTGCCCAAGGTGCGGGCATGAGTGCTAGTTCTGGTTTGGTGTACTTTTTAAGCTTTTTAGCGCTAATTAGTGTTAATTTAGGCATAATTAACCTTTTACCTTTGCCGGTACTTGATGGTGGGCACTTACTCTATTACGTTATAGAATTTTTAAGTGGCCGACCTGTTCCAGATTCAGTACAAGAAGTAGGTTTTAAAATTGGTGGCTTTTTGCTACTCCTGTTAATGAGCATTGCAATAGTAAATGATATTGCACGTTTATAG
- a CDS encoding phosphatidate cytidylyltransferase, giving the protein MLKQRIITALILAPLALCAILFLPLWSFEILIAFVIGLGAWEWSSMSGITRTFTKVSYAALVTSICLAFSFLLPVDMIWYQGQLNSLYTYTLSIASIWWMISLAMIIAYPNYSSTWFESKSLRGIFGLLTLIPTWVAVVSLRTSLYDVDPFYGASLIFYVLGIVWAADIGAFFVGVKFGKHKLRPRVSPGKTLEGLMGGIFASSAIIAFAALHYHVDPSRIWLHVVIGALTVGVSALGDLNESMFKRCAGIKDSGTLLPGHGGIMDRIDSLTAAFPVFAFCYVTWMA; this is encoded by the coding sequence TTGTTAAAACAACGTATAATAACCGCCCTTATCCTGGCCCCTCTAGCCCTTTGTGCTATTTTATTTTTGCCGCTTTGGAGTTTTGAGATATTAATCGCTTTTGTGATTGGTTTAGGTGCATGGGAGTGGTCTAGTATGTCCGGTATCACTCGGACTTTTACTAAAGTGTCATATGCAGCCCTAGTTACTTCAATATGTCTAGCATTTTCATTTTTGTTACCTGTCGATATGATTTGGTACCAAGGTCAATTAAATAGTTTATACACTTATACGCTCTCAATCGCCTCCATTTGGTGGATGATTTCCTTAGCTATGATTATCGCTTATCCCAATTACAGTTCTACTTGGTTTGAGAGTAAATCTTTGCGCGGCATATTTGGCTTACTCACGCTTATTCCTACTTGGGTAGCGGTAGTTTCATTACGGACAAGTTTATATGATGTTGATCCTTTCTATGGTGCATCACTCATTTTCTATGTGCTAGGCATAGTATGGGCGGCTGACATTGGTGCCTTTTTTGTTGGTGTTAAGTTTGGCAAGCATAAGCTCAGACCTAGAGTCTCGCCTGGTAAAACTCTGGAAGGGTTAATGGGCGGAATTTTTGCGTCTTCCGCTATTATCGCTTTTGCGGCTCTGCATTATCATGTTGATCCTTCTCGTATTTGGCTACATGTGGTGATAGGAGCCCTTACCGTAGGTGTATCCGCACTGGGTGACTTAAATGAAAGCATGTTTAAACGATGTGCCGGGATTAAAGATAGTGGCACTTTGTTACCAGGCCATGGTGGTATTATGGATCGTATAGACAGTTTAACGGCTGCCTTTCCTGTTTTTGCATTTTGTTATGTTACTTGGATGGCTTAA